A section of the Oncorhynchus tshawytscha isolate Ot180627B linkage group LG09, Otsh_v2.0, whole genome shotgun sequence genome encodes:
- the LOC112257741 gene encoding cohesin subunit SA-2 — MIAAQELHTEFQFPQETDTQLSSDTDLEDPDVKNAKLGKGKGGRKGKKAPGEKGKGGGAKGTGLGGVNGHHQENGMESMTLFEVVKMGKSATQSIVDDWIESYKSDRDIALLDLINFFIQCSGCKGAVSAEMFRHMQNSEIIRKMTEEFDEDSGDYPLTMAGPLWKKFKSSFCEFIGVLVRQCQYSIIYDEYMMDTVISLLTGLSDSQVRAFRHTSTLAAMKLMTALVNVALNLSINMDNTQRQYEAERNKVMAKRANDRLELLLQKRKELQENQDEIENMMNAIFKGVFVHRYRDAIAEVRAICIEEIGVWMKMYSDAFLNDSYLKYVGWTMHDKQGEVRLRCLTALQGLYYNRELNTRLELFTSRFKDRIVSMALDKEYDVAVQAIKLLTLVLISSDEVLTAEDCESVYHLVYSAHRPVAVAAGEFLYKKLFSHRGPEEEGMPRRGRQSLNGNLIKTTVFFFLESELHEHGAYLVDSLWECAGELLKDWESMISLLLDEPMPGEEALTDHQETALIEIMLCAIRQACECHPPVGRGTGKRVLTAKEKKTQLDDRTRITEIFAVALPLLLAKYSVDAEKVTNLLQLPQFFDLEIYTTGRLEKHLESLLRQIREVVEKHTETDVLEACSMTYHALCNEEFTIFNRVDIARSQLLDELVDKFNRLLEDFLLEGEEPDEDDAYQVLSTLKRITAFHNAHDLSKWDLFTSNYKLLNTGLQNGDMPEQIVIHAMQCTHYIILWHLAKVSEGSSTKGNMVTLRKQMRAFCLMCQRYLTSVNTTVKEQAFTILCDALMIFSHQIVSSGREQLEALIYTPDSPLQAELLNFILDHVFIDQDDDNNSTDGQQDDEASKIEALHKRRNLLAAYCKLIIYNVVEMNTGADIFKQYMRYYNDYGDIIKETMSKTRQIDKIQCAKTLILSLQQLFNEMLSDLGCNFDRSSSSFCGIKELARRFSLTFGLDQLKTREAIAMLHKDGIEFAFKEPSPQGEGNPPLNLVFLDILSEFSSKLLRQDKKTVHLYLERFMTFQMALQREDCWLPLISYRNSLQAGGDDDTMSVISGYSSRSSSIRTKKAKPASTGKRKLPEAEESSSCSTDAVWMNQEQNVQTPVMMPSPHLTSTVLRDPKKMRPEESYMGVYAMTSEQQHQQLPPQQHHHQTPMDYNTQVTWMLAQRQQAEARQQQQERASMQYAKMRSHMQNAIRRGSGLMEDDEEPIVEDVMMSSEDRLEDLNEGMDFDTMDIDLPPSKNRRERSELKPDYFDPSSIMDDSVLNVSMF; from the exons ATGATAGCAGCACAAGAGTTGCACACCGAGTTTCAGTTTCCTCA AGAGACCGATACACAGTTATCCTCTGACACAGACCTTGAGGACCCTGATGTCAAGAATGCAAAGCTTGGGAAAGGAAAG GGTggaaggaaggggaagaaagcccctggagagaaggggaagggtgGTGGAGCGAAGGGTACTGGCCTTGGCGGGGTGAATGGCCATCACCAGGAGAATGGGATGGAGAGCATGACCCTGTTCGAGGTGGTGAAGATGGGGAAGAGTGCCACACAG TCCATCGTTGATGACTGGATTGAGTCTTACAAGAGTGATCGAGACATTGCACTCCTGGACTTGATCAACTTTTTCATCCAGTGCTCCGGTTGTAAAG GTGCTGTCAGTGCAGAGATGTTCAGACACATGCAAAACTCTGAGATCATCAGGAAGATGACAGAGGAATTTGACGAG GACAGCGGGGACTACCCGTTAACCATGGCAGGGCCACTGTGGAAGAAGTTCAAGTCGAGCTTCTGTGAGTTTATCGGGGTGCTGGTGCGGCAGTGTCAGTACAGCATCATCTATGACGAGTACATGATGGACACAGTCATCTCGCTGCTCACTGGCCTGTCTGACTCGCAGGTCCGAGCCTTCAGACACACCAGCACCCTGGCAG CCATGAAATTGATGACAGCCTTGGTGAACGTGGCTCTGAACCTGAGCATCAACATGGACAACACTCAGAGGCAGTATGAGGCAGAGAGGAACAAGGTCATGGCCAAGAGGGCCAATGATAGGCTAGAGCTCCTGTTACAGAAGCGTAAAGAG CTTCAAGAAAATCAAGACGAAATTGAAAACATGATGAATGCGATTTTTAAAGGCGTGTTTGTTCACAGATATCG CGATGCTATAGCTGAGGTCCGGGCAATCTGCATTGAGGAGATTGGGGTATGGATGAAGATGTACAGCGATGCTTTTCTCAATGACAGTTATCTGAAGTATGTTGGATGGACCATGCATGACAAG CAAGGAGAAGTGCGCCTCAGGTGTCTGACTGCGCTCCAAGGCCTGTACTATAACCGGGAGCTCAACACTCGACTGGAGCTTTTCACCAGCCGCTTCAAG GACCGCATTGTGTCGATGGCTCTGGATAAGGAGTATGATGTTGCAGTGCAAGCCATAAAACTTCTGACTCTTGTCTTGAT TAGCAGTGATGAGGTCCTGACAGCAGAGGACTGTGAGAGTGTCTACCATCTGGTCTACTCTGCCCATCGACCTGTGGCTGTGGCTGCAGGAGAGTTCCTCTATAAGAA GCTCTTCAGCCATCGAGGTCCAGAGGAGGAAGGGATGCCCAGGAGGGGCAGGCAGAGCCTCAACGGGAACCTCATCAAGACCACCGTCTTCTTCTTCCTGGAGAGTGAG CTCCATGAGCACGGGGCCTACCTGGTGGACAGCCTGTGGGAGTGTGCAGGGGAGCTGCTCAAAGACTGGGAGAGCATGATCAGCCTGCTACTGGATGAGCCCATGCCAGGGGAGGAAG CCCTGACAGACCACCAGGAGACTGCTCTGATAGAGATCATGTTGTGTGCCATCCGCCAGGCCTGTGAGTGCCACCCTCCAGTGGGCAGAGGCACTGGGAAGAGG GTCCTGACAGCCAAAGAAAAGAAAACCCAGCTGGATGACCGGACGAGAATCACTGAGATCTTTGCTGTGGCGTTGCCTCTGTTGTTGGCCAAG TACTCCGTTGATGCTGAGAAAGTGACCAACTTACTGCAGCTACCGCAGTTCTTTGACCTGGAAATCTACACCACTGGTCGATTGGAAAAG CACTTGGAGTCATTGCTGCGTCAGATCAGGGAGGTGGTGGAGAAGCACACAGAGACCGACGTGCTGGAGGCGTGCTCCATGACCTACCACGCTCTCTGCAACGAGGAGTTCACCATCTTCAACAGGGTGGACATTGCCAGGTCCCAGCTACTGGACGAGTTGGTGGACAAGTTCAACAGACTCCTGGAGGACTTCCTGCTGGAG ggtgaggaaccagATGAGGATGATGCCTACCAGGTCCTGTCCACACTAAAGAGGATCACTGCTTTCCACAA tgcACATGACCTCTCTAAATGGGACCTGTTCACCAGCAACTATAAGCTATTAAACACAGGACTTCAGAATGGAGATATGCCTGAGCAG ATTGTAATTCATGCGATGCAGTGCACACACTACATCATTCTGTGGCACCTAGCCAAGGTCTCAGAGGGCAGCTCCACAAAG GGGAACATGGTCACCCTGAGGAAGCAGATGAGGGCCTTCTGTCTGATGTGTCAACGCTACCTCACCAGTGTCAACACCACTGTCAAAGAGCAG GCCTTCACCATCCTGTGTGACGCCCTGATGATCTTCAGCCACCAGATCGTGTCGTCGGGCCGGGAGCAGCTGGAGGCCCTGATCTACACTCCAGACTCCCCCCTACAGGCAGAGCTGCTCAACTTCATCCTGGACCACGTCTTTATCGACCAGGACGATGACAACAACAGCACAG ATGGGCAGCAAGATGATGAAGCCAGTAAAATTGAGGCTTTACACAAGAGACGTAACCTGCTGGCAGCGTACTGCAAACTGATCATTTACAATGTAGTGGAGATGAACACTGGAGCTGATATCTTCAAGCAGTACATGAGG TACTACAATGACTATGGAGATATCATCAAGGAAACGATGAGTAAAACAAGACAAATTGACAAGATCCAGTGTGCCAAGACTCTCATTCTGAGTTTGCAGCAG CTTTTCAATGAGATGTTATCTGACCTCGGCTGCAACTTTGATCGCTCGTCATCGTCCTTCTGCGGCATTAAAGAACTGGCCCGACGTTTCTCGTTGACCTTTGGCCTGGATCAGCTGAAGACCAGAGAGGCTATCGCCATGTTACACAA GGATGGAATCGAGTTTGCCTTCAAGGAGCCCAGTCCCCAGGGAGAGGGAAACCCTCCTCTCAACCTTGTCTTCCTGGACATTCTCAGCGAGTTTTCCTCCAAACTTCTCCGTCAGGACAAGAAGACTGT TCACCTCTACCTGGAGCGGTTTATGACCTTCCAGATGGCCCTGCAACGAGAGGACTGCTGGCTGCCCCTCATCTCCTACAGGAACTCCCTGCAGGCCGGAGGGGACGACGACACCATGTCTGTTATCAGCGGCTACAGCAGCCGAAGTTCCAGCATCAGGACCAAGAAGGCCAAGCCAGCCAGCACCGGAAAGAGGAAACTGCCTGAAG CAGAGGAGAGTAGCAGCTGCAGCACAGACGCAGTGTGGATGAACCAGGAGCAGAACGTGCAGACGCCAGTGATGATGCCCTCGCCACATCTAACCTCCACTGTGTTGAGGGACCCCAAGAAAATGAGGCCAGAGGAGAGCTACATGGGTGTCTATGCTATGACATCAGAGCAGCAGCACCAACAGCTGCCCCCCCAACAGCACCACCATCAGACCCCCATGGACTACAA TACCCAGGTGACCTGGATGCTAGCCCAGAGACAGCAGGCAGAGGcccggcagcagcagcaggagcgaGCCAGCATGCAGTATGCCAAGATGAGGAGCCACATGCAGAATGCAAT CCGCCGCGGTTCAGGACTCATGGAGGATGATGAGGAGCCAATAGTAGAGGATGTAATGATGTCATCAGAGGACCGTTTGGAAGATCTCAACGAGGGCATGGATTTTGACACTATGGATATTGATCTG CCACCCTCTAAAAATCGCCGAGAGAGATCAGAGCTGAAGCCAGACTACTTCGATCCTTCTTCGATCATGGATGATTCG gTCCTCAATGTTTCAATGTTCTAA